ACTTTTCCCGGAGAAGTGAATTATTGCCTTTTTTCGTATTTCCATGTCAGTTACGcagcattcaacacacacaaacataagaaTGTATTGTTTACCAATAACTCTACACTCAAGAGCCTTTAGACGTAAAGACGATCTACAAACATTTCCAGTTTCCTCATCTGGACATCTTCACATACAACagcctggaaaaaaacaaacattccaGACACATTTTTAGTTGTCCTTAAATGGAAAAGATGGATAACGATCTGTGCTGTTAATCCTGAGGTGTCTACGAAGGAGAGGCTGCATCTAGTGTCTGGGATGGAGGGAGTGGTGTGGTGATGTTCAGGGTCACAATGTCACTGAAAGTTTGTCCCAAAAAATGCTTAGCATGGGTCAAAACCTGTGAGATGTTTTACAAACTGGTGACTAAAAGAGAGGACTGGGATCAGTGGGAGGCATGTCtgcctcacctccagaaccctggatgagacacaggctctaactgactgatttatatTCTTCCAggtattttgtatatttttattctaatttattgttgtttatacCTCACTCAAACCTTTCTTCTCAATTCTGCCACCTCTTATACAAATCCTCTTTCTCACTAAGATTATTTACACATCAAAGGCACCTTATGCAAATTAAACCTCTATTTTAGTCAGGACATCAATGcagtacatttgttttttaatgttgtgtaaTAAAAATGAGTGGCACCCATTTAGTAAAAAAGATCTTTCTGCCCTGTGATAATGACATAAAAGCTGAGATgttcaaaatgaattaatttttcttcatgCAAATTAGGATTTGAAATTGAATTAAACTGATTGATTAAACTGCTTTATCTTTGGAAACTTCAGTGAAGGTAGGTCAACAGATATTTTGATGGTTTACCTGATGGCCTGCTCCCGCTGGGCCTTGCGGACCTCGGGCTTCTGGTTCCTCTTGGCCATGATCTCAGCCAGGGAGGCCCCAGTGATGGCCCTCTGGAACTTCACTGCACGGCGGGTTCGCTTCTTTGCCACCTCTTCCTGTTAATGCATGAAGATTTCTTAGTTTATATGTTAAAAAACCACATAACTTGTCACAATCCAACCCAGCCTAACTTCTGTTCACTGAAAGACCAATGAAGGATCAAGACCATCCCTAACAGTCAAATACTCAGCTTTCATTTTGGTTTCACTCACTTGAGTAAAGGGATGTATTAGAAGATTAAagtaaaaattgaaatttggaTTCACAGCTGTTTCCCTATGATTTCGAGTACAGtccaaataatttaatttttcaagaatcaacaattATAAGCTTGTAATGCATCTCAATTAGGTCAAATTAGGAAAACCCATTCCAAGAAGAGCACAACCTTATGAATAGTTCTAATTCTTGCACACATTGAAAGTATATTTGCCAATATTTTACAAATACTAGAACAAAGTCAGACAGAGCATAAGAAAGTAAGCATTCTAGTATGTAGGAGAGTTTGGAGGCTGGCCAATGGTGATATGTCAAAAAGACGTCAAGGGCCAGTACTATGATCTCCATTCATTCTATGGCTGTAGGTGAGGAATGAGCACTGCTGCCCAGTCTGCAAAACACAGACGAGCAACAACACATGACACAGGTTTACACTGTGCACACCATCCACCCACAGCCAAACTAATATATTCAtgtgtaaatgaaaacacaggTATATGTCAAATAGTAAGGCTTTTTGTCATCAAAATCAAATCCCCATACTGCAGCTATGTAGGCATGTCATTTATAATACAAGTCTTACGATGAATTTAAGGAACTCTTTATTAAATACTGTCTATTAATACAATTGTAATATTCCACATGGCTGTATATACACACTCAACCCAATGTCCAAGTCGAACAACAGATACATACTACAGATATTCTCTAGTGTGGTGGTATGAAGTTTATACAAGTCCATTACTTACAGACTGGCCTTTCTTGTGCTTGCGCCTGTAAAGAACAGTCCAGTTGATCTTTCTTGGGTTCCTCTTGGCCAGGAAGGAAGATTCACATTTGGCATTCAAAAACTGGAACACCTAATTAATTGAAGGAAATAATTAATGGCTTGCTatgggtttttttattaattttactaTGTCCAAAAACTCCTTTGGTTTAATACACACTTTAGAAAATGATCAAATTCCTCTCATTTGCAGCTATTCTTACTTAAAATCCAGTTGGATCATCCAAATTTATCTCCCCCCATACTTGAATAGGACTTGCATATAATAACAGCCATAATTAAGCACTGCTAAAAGTGTGCATGCAATGTTTTTCTTCCATTACAGGTAAGAACTGATGTACATAAAAACATTCTTAAAGATAGCTCCTACTTGATAATCTGCACAATAGTACAGCCAATACAGCcaagagacacacaaagactcaatattttaatgttaaatttttATTGTATTCTGTAACTCAATAATGTGCCTTTGGTTTTTTATACTTCTTCTTTGCACCTGAGTTTAAGCACTGAGagttgtcatttaaaaaacccGTTGTTTACTTGTGTATGACATTAAAgccattctattctattttcaACCATGCTATACATGGCGCCTATTCTGACATTGATATAATGTATATTAATATACATAACACACTGAATAGTGTCCAACTTCATAACGCTAACACAACGTTAACAGACACGTCCTGTGTTTACCTGCTGTATTGTGACGCtagtagctaatgttagcagctCACGTTTAGCCTCAATGGATTCAGGGCTAAAGGGGCCTCGCCTTTATTAGCCTAGCTATCCTAACTCACACTTAAATCAGGCGCTACGCAGCGACATAACGACACTTTAAACACTTACGCTTTTTGCCTTATCAACAGTTAATAAACTGCGGAAAAGTGATCTGTGATACGTTCACGTTACCTTTCCGTCTATCCTGGCGTATCGGCGGCCATGGCCGGGGTATATTTTATACCCGCTGAAACTGCACAACTCGACCCTGTacacaacaaatacaaataatcaGTAAAAGAATAGGGGATATATCGACCCTTTCTGCACACAGTATCATTATAATGTGTATATTGACGTTGAGATGGTATTTGATAGTATACCGGACACCTACTTCATGACGGCTACGAGAGGGCACAAAACCGGAAAGGGAGATACCGGATGCGGAAACTAAATTACTAgagttaaaatatatttataaataacaaATCTCCCATATTTATGGTCTGGTTATACTTGTGGATAAAAacattacacaaaaaataaattatgactTACAAGACCGAATGAATGGAGGTTcttttacttttgaaaaatCTTAATCACACATAGAAACGTCATCACACTAACGACGTCACAACTCTGACGGTTGCCCTGAATAAGAATAGcgcattatatatttttttttctcctgacagTTTTTAAGAATGCataaatctttaaaataaaaaatgaaaagaaatgtcatTTCTTACACGTATTCTCGCTATTAAACATATTGTTCTTTCCACAATCCAGCTCGCGGAGAGAATCGACGAAAATGTGTAGTCATTTCAAACGGGAAACGTTaaagaaactacatttcccatactTCCATCCTTCCCCTCTTGACAAGCGGCAATCAACTGTCGGGACACGGCAGTCTGGCGGTAGGGGAGTAGTAGGTTAAGCTTATGTATTGTCCGACGGTTCATGATGGGTGTATCTGATTTACAGTGTGATGAAAATGCTGGTAAGTTGTTTGGTGGTTGTTTTGGTGAGACGAAGGCTGTTCAGTCTTTCTAAACGATATTCTTTCTAAATTCAGTGTTTATCAAGCTAGTtattagctaatgttagcttgcGATTATGATGTCAAGAGTACTGCTGCTAACGTTACATCAAATGTGTCCGGGCGCAGAATACAGTGGCAGCACTCAGTCAGTTTAGAAATAGCCTTGTTATAAAGTTGAATAGATTTTGAAAGTTATTAAGGTAGGTTGGAATGGGTGCGTTTTTAGTGAAGTCAACATTTGGTAGTCATTAATTGATATAGATTGATTTGTCATAGAAATATACTACAGCATATTACTGTACTTTGCAAACAACTGCATCTATTCAGTTGCATTCATCAAGGAGTCGTTCAGCACATTAAACTGGATAGAAGTGTACCAGAATAGCTCGGAGGATTGTTTAGTAGCATTACATTTGCGCTGTCTGGCATTTTCCATAATGGCATCATTTACTATTCAAGATCCCAGTCGTCTCGTCTACATCCCATTATCCGTCATGGGACTGCTGGAGGCCATAATTTATTAGTGACAAGTAAACTGATGTTTACTGCAGAAATGAAAGACTCTCTGCCCCAGAAGGTGGCGCTATTGGTATCTTTGGCCTCCTTGGACCGCTGTGTGTTGGGTAGCTATGGTGATGAGTAAATGGCAGTTGTGGTTGTCTAATATTTCGTCTCTAATGTCTGTTCTTCCACAAGGACCAGTGGTGGATCTGTCAACCAGCGGTATGCAAAAGCTGGATCCTAACTTCATCTGCTCCAAAGACACTCACACTCTTATCCTGGATGGTAACCATATAATGAAGCTTGATCACCTGGAAAGAAGCCCAGGCCTTCAGCAGGTAGATCATTGCATTAAGACCTATGATCAATCATTACCCTTTAGTTACAGGCTCATAGCATAGTCACCGGTTGCTTTTTCTTACCACATAATCTAATCTTTTTCTCTTATTCTTTAGCTCTCTGTTGCAAGTAACCGTCTGGTGAGAATGATGGGTGTGTCTCGGCTAACGCAGCTGAGAGTCCTCAATCTTCCTAATAACAGTATTGGATACATTGAGGGCCTAAGAGATCTGTCACACCTGGAGTGGCTTAACCTGTCTGGGAATAATATTAAGGTGAGGACAAGACTGATTTTCCAATACAGATGAAACTCATTCTATGTATGAGACATGTCTGCAGAGATGAGGCCAGTATTTTCAGCCCATGTGTCATTTTGAACTTATTGGACACTCTTTTACGAAGGTCATTGAGCAACTCCACAACTGTGTTTCCCTCAAACACCTGGATCTGTCTGACAATAACATATCTGCCATTGGTGATCTGACTAAACTGGTGGCATTAAAGGTGAGTGCTGCCAACTCTGAGGCCAAAAGTGAGTCCGATCTGGTTGGGTCATTCCATAGAAAGTGTCAAGATTGGACCTTGAAATTTTTAAGTTTCATACCATGCAGAACATGTAACACttgcaataaaacaaattattaatatatttcagGAAAAGGTACAATTTTTGAAAGTCTGTTAGTGcgttatatttctttttaattttttttttctggctagGAAAATCAAAAGTAATATGGCACAAATTCTGAATGTGGTAAAAGCTAACACCACTGTTAGCATGAAATTCATGACAGGTAATTTTCAATGCCCACTTCTTCCGCTGTAACGGGTCACAGAGTGATGGACCCTATCCTAGCCAAACAGCTCAACTTTATTATGTCTGCCATTCCTCTTTAAATGTTGGAGACCCAAACCTAAGAGTTTTCATGGAATGATccaactattattattatattgctTTACATTGCCACTTTAATGGATGTCTGATTAACTTTTAATTAACTTGACAGACACTTCTGCTTCATGGAAACAGCATAACAACACTTCGTACGGTTCCTGCTCACCTACCTGCCAGTTTATCCATCTTCTCCTTGGCAGAAAATGAGATACGGGATCTTAATGAAGtaattttcttgtttcttaCTTGACACAGCAACAATGCTTGTAGTTAAAGTTTTATCCAGGCCTAGTTTCATCAACTGACTGTCTGCTGATCATTCTACAGGTGTCTTACCTGGCACATCTGCACAACATAGAGCAGCTGTCCATAATGAGCAACCCTTGTGTCATGGCTACGCCCTCTTTACCAGGTTTTGATTACCGGCCATATATGATAAGTTGGTGTCTGACCCTGAAGGTACTGGATGGCTATGTGGTGTCACAGAAAGAAGGGTATATGCCTCTCACAAGCTTTTAGTGTAGTATTCAATGTAGTAATTTCATTCAGTTGTCTATAGGAGCAATTATAGTGTTGAATTATCATGATTACAGTCTTAAAGCAGAGTGGCTCTACAGTCAGGGAAAAGGACACTCATATCGACCGGGTCAGCATGTTCCGCTGGTTCAGTACCTGGCCACTGTTTgccctctgacatcatcaccagcCCTGGAGACAGCAGAAGATGCCAAACTGGAAAAGATCCTCAGAAAGCAGAGGTATAAATCTGATTTAACAGACAAACATCCAGATCATTCTGGACTGATTTCAGCACCACAACAAACCAGCCGTGCATTCATTCTAATGCACAGGTTTGTCTTGAATGAACTCATGTTGAAGCTTTTTCACTCAGGTTTCACCAAAAGCAGCTGTTGGAGGAGACCCGGGGAGGCTGTCCTAGTCCTCCTCGTCCAACTCAACTAGATGTGGAGGGTCACAGTCCCTCACGTGCAGTCCAGCAGGGGGGGGCCgaaaacatgaaggaaaccAGTGGACCTACACTCGCTGCTGCTCCATCAGTCCATGAGACAGGTAGCTGGAATACCTTGTCACAATGGGGCCGTGCTCGTGAACATTATGtgctctttttatttcctctttataAGCCTCTGTTTAatggccgtgtgtgtgtgtgtgtgtgtgtgtgtgtgtgtgtgtgtgtgtgtgtgtgtgtactgacgCAGAGCCAGTCATGCAGGTAAACAACTGGGTGAGCTGTGATTCTACCCAACAATCACTACCGATGATTCGCAACCCAAAGCCTggagaagagcaggtccacTTGGAGGATGTACAGACGGATGAGGACAGACTCAACAGCAGCATGCTTTCCTCAGAGTCCACCTTTCTCCCAATCATGTCTGATTTGGATCCATGCACGACCCACTCTGAGAGCGAGGATGAGACTGAGACCTTTGAACCCGATTCCCTAGCACCGAAGCGGCCAGTGCAGCCCAAAAAGCACAACACAAACAAGACTCAGCATTCTCAACACATGGATGAGCAACAAAGAGGTCTTGAAGAGAAAGTTATTTCTGGTGCTGCAACAACATGCAAGTCATTGGAAGTCAGAGATGACACACCGCAAAAAGATTTGAAGGCAAGCTGTGATTTTGGTAaattagaaatgaaaaaagtaCCAAAGCAGGAAGAAGCTTCTACGAATGCAAGAAAGCCAAGTCTGACTGAAGAAAGGAAGGCAGCGGTTAAAATCCAGTCGTGGTGGAGGGGGCAGCTCACCCGATCCTGCCATCCCGTGGCCAAGGCGGTGCGCAGTGAAATCCGTCTGCGCAGGATGCAAGAACatatcctcttcctgtctgagaGGTGTGACAGGTAGCTGACTTTGCTTTCTGTTTTAGAGAGTGCTTCCACTTTATCAGATATATGTCACATGCTAGTGGATATTCTCTAATgctaatacaaataaaactggGATTTGCTTGCAGGATGCAGCAGCAGTATGAAGAAGAGAGGTGTCAAAGGCTGGTTCAGGAAGAGGCTGTTAAATATCTGTGGAAAGAGGTGAGAGAATCGTCTCGTATCAGTGTGACACATCGATGCACAGTCATTGACTGTCTGCTAGGATGCAGCCTGTTGGGACACTGGACGTGTGTCCACGTCTTTAAATCCTTTCCTCTTGCAGTTCCAGTCGTTGCAGCAGTGGAAACAGtctgtggagcagcagctgaccAGCTTGACTCAGCCCGCCCCCCCGGCTCAGCTCtcccctcctgctgctgcatccACCACGGATATCCCACCCAGCACCAGTGTCTCCGTCCCAGACTCCGGCTTCCAGTCAACGACGAGCGATCAGCCGTCCGTGCAGGAGGACAGCTTCCTGAGCAGCGGGACGGCAGACTCTCTGAAGACGGTGCGGACGCTGAGTCCTGTCGGTAGCCGCcatgctgctggaggaggaggaggaggtgacgaCCAGGACGGCGCTGACTGCAGCCTGCTGGAGGAGTACCTCTCCTCCGTgcagcagagggaggaggaaaccGAGGAGGAGGTCAACGATAGGACGGGCACGCCGCCGCCTTCCTCACCGACGTCACCCAGACAATCACCAGAGGCCAGCTCCCCGCCTTCAGTGGCAGGAGACGAGCCATCAAGCGCACAAAGAGCAGAGGAGGCCGTCTCTGGTGCCGTCTGAGAGACGACACCCAAAACTGTTAACTGTAAGCAAGACTAAAACTGATGCAGGCTTAAAAACCACGGTTTACTGTGAATGTAACTTTTTTTATACGTCACTGTTCCATCTGTTCTGTTTTATGAGGAGCCGTTGGTCCACAATGTGAAGACATTAATTGTGACGTAGCTTTCGGATGATATTCATAGCATATAACACAGTTATTTTATGATTAAAGAGAGTTCATAGCCTACTGCTCCTACTGGAAACCAGAGGTGAAATCACATTCACTCCATCGACATCTACCGGTACATGGAAGGAACCAAGACGAGTTGTGTTCAATGTAGAGAACTTGTAGAAGTGAAACAACCATCAAATACAGTCACAACTGTTTTTATCAGCTGAAATGTtgcatctttattttatttgtaaataaatttaaaaggttttctattcttatttttacttggtttcttcttttgttgAAATTTTCTCAACAGCATAGATATTTTGATGGGTATAGTGTGGCCTAATTAATACTCATGAGTCCAGTAATAAGAGCTTAATAACATCAGAACCTTCTGACTGGCTGGAGCACAAAGGCCCAGACTGAACCCTGATGATATTAGATTAtaccatactgtattttatgtgtttggttTATAATAGACATCTaaagaatttttgttttttttacatatatataaaaaaatcatctatatatataaatgaaaaacaatttgatAGTTGTCTATcgatatatatatttttttttttttttttaattaatttttttcatttttgacgTCCGTTCCCGATAGCAAAGGCAAAACTGCAAGTCATTGTTTTAACTGGATTCCTATGACAGTGCAAGAACTCGTCCTGTCGGCTGGAGCTTTTTGGGTTCGGGTCTTTTCGGGCTCGTTTCGATTGATTCGGTTTCTTGTTTCTCTCGCGAGATCGTACGACagtgaccagcagggggcgcagcGGGTCACTCGTTCAcagaccccacccccaccccacgcCCCCCAGCATCCCCACCTCCCGTCATGAGAAGTGGGAAGGCTCCTTATCTGTGGACTACACCATCTGGGCCGCGTCCGATAGCGATGCACTCTGCTGCGAACCGCCGGACGCGTCGCCTCCTCCCCCGGTTCGATGTCTTCTCCTGTCAATGGAAGCTGATCGAGACGATCGATCCCTGAAAGGCTTGCAGCGCCGGTGTTTCCTTATTTAACAGGGGGACGTGTGGAGGAATCTCCATCCTGCGTCTCTTTGTCGGCTCTCCTGATGTCAGGAATGATTCCAAACTGAAGAGGAGCGTCGATGGTGTCGTAGGGAAATATCTGAtattaaatgtctttatttaaatcagGAGGAAACAAACAGTAAGTCATTATTACAACCGTTATTACAGAATAATTATTTATGAATTAAGCTTGAGCTGCAACAATTAGAGGAATAATCCAcaagaaattatttatttatggtggATCTATTTATAttcttttggggtttttttagcaAGCGTGTCAACAAATTCCTTGTTCCAGGGTGGGAAAATgtgataaataattaaatataagaTATAATAATGAATTCATTCTTTGTAGAAATAATTGTCAGATTAATGTGAGTTGACTGGAAACTTAAGACTAGACATTCCTAAGAGAATCCACATCTCTACTCTcaaacaatcagaaaatacttttactgctattaaaaataaaatctctgtAAACTGTCCATCACAGATGTGGTAGAGTTCAGTTTTAATGCCTGGAGTGTTGTTTTGATTGGctttaaaagtggaaaaaattatTCAGAATCCACATCAAGGTCTGGAACCAGTCGAACAAGTCACATATAATATGTGTACAGATAGAACAGACAACACAGTGCGAAGTAAAACCAGACCAATCGCATAACTCCTCTAAATTCTACTAGCAGAGGTAACAAAATAagcaataaaattaaataaatgaaatatctaACATACAAAAACATACTATAGAAGGCCTTGAATAAGTATGATGATTtcattatgtaataataataggcaataaaacaattaacataaaacacaactaCTATTATAATGTATGACATTTTTTGTTAATGCATATCAAGCCATGAAATGCTTTTTCTCCAGAGACCATGAACTTGTACGCATCATTTCCTCTCATAGAAAAGACCGAAACGAGACTTTCCCTGTCAATTTTCTCCACTTTTCATGTGACTTTCACGTGTTACTTTgtagttttctgtttgttcGTCCTTGTGACTGTGTTCTTTTGTATGCATCAGGCCCCGAGGATGAAATGATGCCATCATCACCGCGGTGACAGCACAGAGTGAAACAGGGCCTGATCATGGGCGACAGAAGGAGGTCACAATGTGCCGAAATCTTTCCAAATttatcctcatcttcctcttcctagCTCTGTCTGGCCTCATCTTCCTGCTGCGTAACATCCACACGGTGGAGGTGAGACATGAAAAGATCTTTTTGATGATTTTCTCTATGTAGTTtctgtaatgtgtgtgttcatatctGTTGGTGGTCCCAACTTTTCTCATTTCCTCCTCAGAACTGGAACTGCCACACGATTTCTGCCCTCTACCAGCTCCAGAGCAGGATCCAATCATCTTCCCTTGTGGAGGATCTTCCTACTTTTTATCATAACCGCACCTTTTGTGCCCATCTGGGTCAGAAACCCTCGTCTGAGGATGAGCTGGAAGAGCAATACCTTTTGGACTCCATCTCCTGGCCTGGGTTACCACCTCATTCCGCATCGATCGCCCTGCGCCAGACGAGTAACCCCACGCACAGCTTGTTCACCATCCTCCCCACTAGTGGAGGACGGGCGTGGCACGTGGGCGACCAGCTGGAGGTGCTGGTCCAGATGCACGACTTCCAGAGTCGCCCCAAACGATACGGTGGGGATTTCCTCCTGGCCAGGCTGCACTCGCCAGAGTTTGGGGCGGGTGTAGCCGGGAAGGTGTTGGACCACCGCAATGGATTTTATTCTGCCCTGTTCCCTCTGCTGTGGGAGGGGCTTGCACAGGTGGAGGTCACAATGGTGCACTCCAGTGAGGCCGTGGCTGTGCTGCGACAGCTGAGGGAGGAACGTCCCGATCGGGTCTACTTCAAAAGCCTGTTCCGCTTGGGGTTCCTGTCGGAAACCACTGTGTGCAACATGTGCCTCCCCCCCGATCAGCAGCCCCTGTGTAACTACACGGACCTTTACACGGGAGAGCCCTGGTACTGCTACAAGCCCAAGGTGCTCAGCTGTGACACCAGAGTCAACCACGCTAAAGGGGGCTACCTGaaacacctcctgaccaccaaGGAGGCGCTGCTCTTCCAGAGGTTTGTACTATACaggattaaaacacacacacacacacacacatgcagaagtACCCTGAGATATAAGTTTAATCCGTTCTGCaactgagctcataagtcaaacaactctTATCTCAAACGAATGTTTCCACTTAAACtaactgaaataattttaatccattctagacttgtaaaaaaaccccaaaaaaaccctgttaataaaatatattttataaaccaACAGACATTCAGACTTTACATGAACATAGTTAATTATATAtcagttatgtaaacaatgataaagtttGGAACACACGAGCGTACAACACacgggaaagaacgagatgcagtctcagcCGATGTCGTATCCGTATCCGTGTCAAACAACAATTGTTGCAATATTATTGACCACAGataaatgatttcatttttatgacacAACAGGCTTTGATTTTAAACAGTCACCATTATCATGTCGGGTTCCTGCTAGAACATTTGTGTCGTATGGTGTCCTATCTTCCTTTACGGTGATGATGAggtcatttattttcacaactGCGTAACAGGTTTCCTGAAAGAGGGTTTCATCTTCTGTTAGAATCACAATAATAAGAATAACCACGACTGACAGTTGCTTTAGGTTTTATTTAGCTTTATCCTTGCTTGTGTTTCTGAGCACAGGGCTTTGAGTTTGAGGCCAATATCAGCTGATTTGTGGTGGATGCACATTATCGCCAGTGGAAATGTGATTAGTTGTGATTTGATGATGAACTCCAAATATTGTAGACATCTAAATCAGTAACTGTCagtgaaataagaaaaaatctCATTCGAAAATCTCCAAAATCACCAGTGAGCAGGATCCAACCAGTGTTAAAGGAGGTATGAACCAATCCAATGAGTAGCATCGGTTTTCAGTCCAGACCACAGAGCCAAACCAACAACCACTGATATTCACATGTTCTCAGAAACGTTGGTTTTCATTCACATGAACACGACCGCCGTCTGTTTAACTATTAAATCTATTTCTTTTATCTGTAGTGACGTAAACATAAAAGTGCGCATCCGTGCTTCTGGATCTGATAAAATCAATGTCCTCCCTTCCAGGAAAGGTATAGTATACCTGCATAATGCACCACGTTGCAGCGTGTGTCTGCTTCTGTGTATTCCATCTTGTCTGAATCTCTCGTTTCAGATGAAGTGGATTTGGAAAGCAGCAGCATGAAACCAGAACCCATTAAGCCGGAGACATCTGGATATTATTATGAGGAGTCATGGAGACCATTAAACGGCATCAGAATGCAGCAGTTCAACGACTCGTCAGCCGTCACTCAGTGTCTGAAGAACAAGGTGATCAACATGTATGGAGACTCCACCGTCAGGCAGTGGTTCGAGTACCTGGTCGCTTCTGCACCAGGTGAGACTTatgtcacctttttttttttttgcttcatctgTCATTCCCTCCTCTAACCTAGATTTATTCCACATCCCTAGAATTAAAGGAGTTCAATCTGCACAGCCCTAAAAACGTGGGACCTTTCATGGCGGTGGACGGCACCCATAATATTCTGTTGAAGTACCGCTGCCACGGCCCGCCCATCCGCTTCTCCACCGTCATGTCCAGCGAGCTGCGTTACATCTCGAACGAGCTGAACGGGCTCTCCGGGGGCCCCGACACCGTGGTGGTCCTCAGCATTTGGGCCCATTTCAGCACCTTTCCCGTGGAGGTTTACATTCGCCGGCTTCGCCACATCAGGCGGGCGCTGGTGAAG
This window of the Antennarius striatus isolate MH-2024 chromosome 12, ASM4005453v1, whole genome shotgun sequence genome carries:
- the rpl24 gene encoding large ribosomal subunit protein eL24, giving the protein MKVELCSFSGYKIYPGHGRRYARIDGKVFQFLNAKCESSFLAKRNPRKINWTVLYRRKHKKGQSEEVAKKRTRRAVKFQRAITGASLAEIMAKRNQKPEVRKAQREQAIRAAKEAKKAKQAAKKPAAPSAKASTKAAQKPKIAKPMKMSAPRVGGKR
- the cep97 gene encoding centrosomal protein of 97 kDa gives rise to the protein MMGVSDLQCDENAGPVVDLSTSGMQKLDPNFICSKDTHTLILDGNHIMKLDHLERSPGLQQLSVASNRLVRMMGVSRLTQLRVLNLPNNSIGYIEGLRDLSHLEWLNLSGNNIKVIEQLHNCVSLKHLDLSDNNISAIGDLTKLVALKTLLLHGNSITTLRTVPAHLPASLSIFSLAENEIRDLNEVSYLAHLHNIEQLSIMSNPCVMATPSLPGFDYRPYMISWCLTLKVLDGYVVSQKEGLKAEWLYSQGKGHSYRPGQHVPLVQYLATVCPLTSSPALETAEDAKLEKILRKQRFHQKQLLEETRGGCPSPPRPTQLDVEGHSPSRAVQQGGAENMKETSGPTLAAAPSVHETEPVMQVNNWVSCDSTQQSLPMIRNPKPGEEQVHLEDVQTDEDRLNSSMLSSESTFLPIMSDLDPCTTHSESEDETETFEPDSLAPKRPVQPKKHNTNKTQHSQHMDEQQRGLEEKVISGAATTCKSLEVRDDTPQKDLKASCDFGKLEMKKVPKQEEASTNARKPSLTEERKAAVKIQSWWRGQLTRSCHPVAKAVRSEIRLRRMQEHILFLSERCDRMQQQYEEERCQRLVQEEAVKYLWKEFQSLQQWKQSVEQQLTSLTQPAPPAQLSPPAAASTTDIPPSTSVSVPDSGFQSTTSDQPSVQEDSFLSSGTADSLKTVRTLSPVGSRHAAGGGGGGDDQDGADCSLLEEYLSSVQQREEETEEEVNDRTGTPPPSSPTSPRQSPEASSPPSVAGDEPSSAQRAEEAVSGAV
- the nxpe3 gene encoding NXPE family member 3 translates to MCRNLSKFILIFLFLALSGLIFLLRNIHTVENWNCHTISALYQLQSRIQSSSLVEDLPTFYHNRTFCAHLGQKPSSEDELEEQYLLDSISWPGLPPHSASIALRQTSNPTHSLFTILPTSGGRAWHVGDQLEVLVQMHDFQSRPKRYGGDFLLARLHSPEFGAGVAGKVLDHRNGFYSALFPLLWEGLAQVEVTMVHSSEAVAVLRQLREERPDRVYFKSLFRLGFLSETTVCNMCLPPDQQPLCNYTDLYTGEPWYCYKPKVLSCDTRVNHAKGGYLKHLLTTKEALLFQSDVNIKVRIRASGSDKINVLPSRKDEVDLESSSMKPEPIKPETSGYYYEESWRPLNGIRMQQFNDSSAVTQCLKNKVINMYGDSTVRQWFEYLVASAPELKEFNLHSPKNVGPFMAVDGTHNILLKYRCHGPPIRFSTVMSSELRYISNELNGLSGGPDTVVVLSIWAHFSTFPVEVYIRRLRHIRRALVKLMDRAPGTIVVIRSANLQALDQEVSLYNSDWYSLQLDQVLRTMFKGLNVLLVDAWQMSVAHHLPHALHPPPVIVKNMMDLFLSYVCPEKKSS